The following nucleotide sequence is from Coleofasciculus chthonoplastes PCC 7420.
AGCATTTTTGGATCAACAAAACCTTGATATACCGTAGGGTGAGTTGAGCGAAGTCGAAACCCAACCTACAACAGTAACGATGTTCCTATTTTTAGATTGGCTTAAACAAAAATTAACCAATAATTTATATTATCTTTATACTTATCTAACCTTTATGAAGTTTCAATGAAGTCAGAGAATAATGATTCACTACACTTATATAATTTTAATTACCTAGAATATTATTTCATTCCCACAAATGTGCAAGCCTTCTTATCTATTGTTCAGGAGTCTCACCTCCCTGATTATACCCTTAATTTTCACGTCTCCAGCCGCTGCCGTTCAACTGACCGGACGTGCTATTCTTGGGGCAGATACATTCGCCCCAGGTCCCACGTCAGGACAACAATTTCCCATCTCCTTTACTGATCAACAACCCGTGCAGGGCTTTTCGGCTGTTTTACCGGGACCTAAACCCGGAACCTTTCGGGTGATGACAGATAACGGTTTTGGTCGTAAAAGCAATTCGGCTGATTTTCTGCTCCGGGTTTATGCTGTCGAACCCGATTTTACCACAGGTCAAGTTTTTCCCGTTAATTTCCAAACGGGGGAACGCCTGACTCGCTTTAGCCAGGAAAGTTTTTTACAGTTACATGATCGGGATAATCAGATAGACTTTCCGATTATTGCTGAACAATCATTTTATCCAGACACCACCATTCCTGTAGACCCAATGATTCAATCCAATCGCTGGTTAACGGGTGCTGATTTTGACATTGAATCCTTTCGTCAAGCGAGTGATGGAACCTACTGGTTTGGTGATGAATTTGGTCCATTTCTCTTCCATGTTTCGGCAGAGGGTCAAGTTCTGGATTCGCCAATTCCACTGCCCAATTTTCTGGGTTTAGGTGATAATCCCCTGGTTCAGTCTCCTGATAATCCCCAATTAGACGGTACAGCAAATTTGCGGGGTTCCCAAGGATTTGAAGGGCTGGCACTTAATAGCAGTGGCAGCAAACTCTACGCTATGTTAGAAGGGGCATTGCAACCTGATGATCAACGCGATCGCCTGCTAATTAATGAGTTTGATTTAGCTAGCCAACAGTATACAGGTAAAACGTTTTTCTATCAACGAGATCCCCTAGGTCGAGCGATTGGTGACTTGACGGCAATTAATGACCATGAATTTCTGGTCATTGAGCGCGATAACAGACAAGGCGATCCCAATAATCCC
It contains:
- a CDS encoding PEP-CTERM sorting domain-containing protein, yielding MCKPSYLLFRSLTSLIIPLIFTSPAAAVQLTGRAILGADTFAPGPTSGQQFPISFTDQQPVQGFSAVLPGPKPGTFRVMTDNGFGRKSNSADFLLRVYAVEPDFTTGQVFPVNFQTGERLTRFSQESFLQLHDRDNQIDFPIIAEQSFYPDTTIPVDPMIQSNRWLTGADFDIESFRQASDGTYWFGDEFGPFLFHVSAEGQVLDSPIPLPNFLGLGDNPLVQSPDNPQLDGTANLRGSQGFEGLALNSSGSKLYAMLEGALQPDDQRDRLLINEFDLASQQYTGKTFFYQRDPLGRAIGDLTAINDHEFLVIERDNRQGDPNNPDFTRPAEFKRIYKIDINQIDSNGFVQKELVVDLLNISDPNNLGGNGTTDGVFTFPFVTIESVLPVDEKTLLVMNDNNYPFSKGRSPGQSDNNEFILVQLDQPLNLDPSQATPVPEPMTILGSAVAFGFGVLFKAKKRQ